The DNA segment AGGAATGGACTTTTTGATTTTCCCGACGCGCAGCCGTTCCCCTGTAACCCCGGTTGACGAAGGGATCACGAGCGATTCATCTATACCGAGCCGCCCCGAGAGCGTATCTGCAATTTCAAGTGAGTCTTCATAGCCCTTTTGACCCGTGAAGGCGTTAGCATTTACGCTGTTTATTATTAGCGCCTGGCAGAGCCCGCCTGCGATTCTCTCCTGCCCAACAAGCACGGGGGCGCCTTTTATCAGGTTTTTCGTGAATATGGCGGACGCGTGGGCCGGAACCGTTGAGAATATAAGCGCCAGGTCCCTCTTTTCGTCTTTCCTAAGCCCGGCGGATACGCCGCTTAGCAGAAATCCCGGTACGTTTTTCATAGGGGAATTATATACAAACTATGCTGTCTACGGAATAAAAACCGGAACCAAGCCGCAATGACCACCGCAAGAAAGACTCAAGGTCCGGTCTCCCTTAACGCTTCTCTGCGGTTCACCGGTGGTCGGAACCTGTAATCTCGCTTATGTCGCTGATTCCGTTTTTATCCATGAACCGGAGAAGCCCCCTGTTTATCAAGTTCGCAACCGAAAGCCCCTCTCCGCGAAGACCCGTAACCACCTGGAGGGCTCTTGCGCCCGCACAAAGCTTCTCAAGCGCAGAAGCGGTGTCGCAAACGCCCCCGACCCCGATTATCTCAAGCTCCCCGCCAGTAGTACGGTAAATGTGGGAAATAATCGACGTTGAAAGCGACCTGTACTCAGGATCGTTTCCGCTTATTCCCCCGGGAAGACCTTCCCACTTCGCGCCGTATTTCGCCTTGAGGGCCCGGTTGTCACTCGTATTGGTAGCGATTACGCCCGAAATCCCGGAATCGATCACGACCCTAAGGAGGTCATCGATCGCCTCCAGGGAAAGATCCGGGGAGATTTTTACAAATAATGGTTTCCCCACGCCCGAGGAATCCACGAGTGACTCCGTTACCGCACATATTATCTCCCCAAGGCGCCCTCCGTCCTGAAGCTTCCTGAGCCCCGGGGTGTTCGGGGAACTCACGTTTATGGCGAAGTAGGCAGCGTCGGAACGGAATTTCCGCGCGACGGCGGCGTAAGCCCGCGGAGCGTCTTCATGGCTTGTGTCAGAGTTTATGCCCAGGTTTATTCCCACGGGCGTATCGAGACGGCCATACCACCTGAGGTTCTCTAAAACAGCGTCCATCCCCGGGCTGTTAAGGCCAAGAGAATTAAGGCACACATCGGGGGTTACCATGAACTGCCTGGGCTTGGGATTTCCCCTCTGGGGCCTCTCGACGACCGAACCCACCTCGACTCCCGCAAACCCAAGAGAGTAAAGCGCTCGAAGCGCTTTCCCGGTCTTGTCCCATCCGGCGCCCACGATAAGCGGGTTCTCAAAAGGCACCCCGGCGACCGTAACGCCAAGTCTCTTGTCCCTGACCCTAGCCCCGCCGCTTGCGGCGAACTCAAGGAGTCTCAAAGTGAGGCCCGAGAACTCGCAGAGGTGCATGAGTTCCTTTACGTTATGGTGCCACGTTTCTGAATCGAGACGGTCAAGAACCGGCCTTAGAAAAGTTTTATAGATCATGCCTTTTGGAGAATTTTATCCGAACAAGGCGTCGGCAGGCAAAACCGGACCCGGAACTAGGCACGTGCGGGTCAGACGTTGAACCTGAAAAACATGACGTCCCCGTCGCAGACCTCGTAATCCTTTCCCTCAAGCCTCATTTTTCCGGCTTCCCTTACCATCTGCTCGGAACCTTCCCTCACGTAGTCCTCGTAGGATATGGTCTCGGCCCTTATGAAGCCCCTTTCGAAATCGCTGTGGATAATCCCGGCAGCCTGGGGCGCCTTGGTTCCCCGCTTGACCGTCCACGCCCTTACTTCTTTCGGCCCCGTGGTGAAATAGGTAAGAAGCCCGAGATTCGAGTACGCGCAGTTAACAAGCCTGTCAAGACCGGAGTCGCAAAGCCCGAGCTCCTCCAGAAAAACCGCCTTCTCCTCGTCCCCAAGTTCGGATATCTCGGCCTCTATCTTGGCCGAAACAATGATAACATCATCTCCCGCGCCGCTCGCGTGCTCCCTCACCTTCTGAACCTCCACATTTCCTTCGGTCCCCGAAACTTCGTCCTCCGATACGTTACATACATAGATAACAGGCTTTGAACTCAGAAGAAAAAGCTCCCGCATAGTATCCGCACATTCCTCTCCGCCGGGAAAATCACGCGCGCGCCTCCCCGTCTCGATAAATTCTCTAAGAGATCTTACCGTCTCAAGCTCCCTGATTATGTCCCTGTCCCCGCTTTTAGACTGATTCGCGAGTCTTTCCTCCCTTTTCTCAACCGTTTCGAGGTCCTTGAGGATAAGTTCGTCCTCGATCGTGTGGATATCGCGGATGGCGTCAATTCCCTCCTCAACGTGAACAACGTTTTCATCCTCAAAACATCTGACTACGTGAAGTATTAGATCCACTTCCCTTATATGGGAGAGAAAAGCGTTTCCCCTGCCCTTTCCCTCAGAAGCTCCCTTCACGAGCCCCGCGATGTCAACGATCTCTATGCTTGCGGGGACGGTCTTCGGGGGTTTTACGATATCCGAGATGGCATAAAGTCTGGGGTCCGGAACCCCGACCACCCCTATGTTAGGATCTATAGTGCAGAAAGGGAAGTTGGAGGCGTCCGCGTCCGCGTTTGTAAGCGCGTTAAAAAGAGTCGACTTCCCGACGTTCGGGAGTCCCACTATTCCGCATCGAAGTCCCATTTGTCTTTAATTTTCCGCTGCCTGTGAGGAAATGGGGTGGATGACCGGATTTGAACCGGCGACCTCTTGGGCCACAACCAAGTGCTCTAACCGGGCTGAGCTACACCCACCGTTGAAACTTTCATTTTCTATAGAAGTAAAAACCAAGCTTGCTAGTATACCGGCAACCCCATTAACAGACAAAATCGCCGGGAGAAAGTCCCCAGAAGCCCTGCGTCCGCTTTCGGCGCCACGGGGCAGGTCTCGATCGGCAAGCCGTCGCTGCCGGACAGACGGCGGGATCGTTTCTGCTTGCAGCTCAAACACATGATTTCCAAAATCTGACCATTTTAGTATAGTATCTCGGCATGTCTACCGACACTTCCACTTTGCGATCAGACGTCCGCTACGAACCTAACGACAGACCGCCAACGCCACTGGTAGCCGGGCTGGGCCTGCAACTTGCCATTATCACCATATCGGGGATCGTCCTCACGCCGTTAATCGTGATCAAGGCGGCCGGCGGATCTGAGACTTACATGATGTGGGCGGTATTCGCATCAGTCGTGATCAGCGGGGTCAGCACGATATTGCAGGCCGTCAGAGTTGGTCGAATCGGCGCAGGATATGTCCTCCTGATGGGCACCTCCGGCGCATTCATCGCAATCTGTATTACCGCGATCGCGCAAGGCGGACCCGCAATGTTGGCGACGCTCGTCATTATCTCGTCTTTGTTTCAATTTGCCCTAGCGAGACGTCTTTCCCTCTTTCGCCGGATACTCACCCCCACAGTCGCAGGCACGGTAATCATGCTGATTTCCGTCACCGTGATGCCAATAATTTTCGATCTCCTGGACAACGTTCAGGATGCCGCACATCCCCAGGCTGCCCCCCTCACTGCGCTTGCAACCGTACTTGTCATCACTGCCATCGCCCTCAAGGGCACCGGTGTATTTCGACTTTGGGCACCCGTAGCAGGCGTCATTATAGGATCCATTCTTGGCGGCTTTTTCGGAATTTACGACACGGCACGCATTTCCGAGGCCGCCTGGATCGGGTTTCCGCAAGGAGGCTGGCCCGGCCTCGATCTGAGCTTTGGACCTATATTCTGGACGCTTCTGCCCGGGTTCATTTTTGTCACCCTGATTGGTGCAATCGAAACAGTTGGCGACTCCGTAGCAATTCAGCGCATTTCGTGGCGACGGCCGCGGGCCGTAGACTTTCGTTCCGTTCAGGGAGCCGTGGCTGCCGACGGGGTGGGCAACCTGCTATCCGGGTTCGCCGGCACGATTCCAAATACGACGTACTCGACCAGCGTATCGGTAACGGAACTTACCGGAGTGGGAACCCGGACAGTCGGGACTGCTGCGGGCATCGTCTTTCTCATCTTGGCGTGCTTCCCCAAGGCACTCGCCGCAATTCTTGCAATTCCGAGTCCGGTGGCTGCCGGGTATCTAGCCATCCTGGTGGCCATGCTGTTTGTGGTCGGAATGAAGGTCGTCGTCCAGGACGGAATTGACTACCGCAAAGGCATGATTGCAGGAGTTTCATTCTGGGTAGGTGTCGGCTTTCAGAACGGCGTGATCTTCCCTGAGTATTTTGCTGAATTTGCCGGTGGCTTATTGCAGAACGGCATGACAGCAGGTGGCCTCACCGCTCTGCTCCTGACGCTTTTTGTTGAAGTCACTGAACCCCGGCGAAGACGCATAGAACTTCCGTTCCACATTACGACATTGCCGAAAATCCGGGAGTTTCTGCGATCGTTTGCTTCCCACAGCAGTTGGGGGGAGGCAATGGCTAACCGCCTTGACGCCGCCAGTGAGGAAACCCTGCTCACACTGCTTGAGCAGAAGACGACATCAGATCAGGAAGAACCCTTGCGGCGACTGCGCATTATTGCGCACAAGGAAGGCGACGAGGCTGTGCTTGAATTCGTTGCATCAGCCACTAAAGAGAATCTCGAAGACCAGATCGCGCTGCTAGGCGAGCGGGCTACGGAAGCCCCAACTGAACAAGATGTGTCTCTGCGACTGTTGCAACACATCGCCTCGTCGGTACAACATCAACAGTATTACGACACGGACATCGTCAAGATCCGCGTGAAGGCACCGGCTCCTTCATCCGACTGAGTGCTCAAAGGAAGAGCGCTCGAGGTTTTAGCTGTGTCAGCCGGGAAATACCGGCGTTCCCGACCGCCTGTCTTCCCCTATGAAGCTCACATACCGGCAGCTTAAAAAACCCCTTCTATACTCACCTGTATGATCCCGTTCAAAGTTAAAAAACCGCCGTTTTCCCCGACGCCCAACGGGTTCCGGCTGGGATATTTGATTTAATCGAGAACTTGTTTATACTAGGCTGTTTTTATTCAATCATAACAGGCATCCGAGGAGCGAATAACCAATGGGCACCACGCTGCACATAAGAGACAACATCGAGCAATCCTACGGGGACGTGTACACGCCGGAGGCGCTGGAGGCCCTTGAATTCATGGCCCACTTCAACGGCGAGCAGAAGGCCCTCATGGAAAAAAGGACCCAGAGAAGAAAAAGGCGCTATGAATCCAAGGAAAGAATAACTTTTCTTGATCCAGATTCTCTTATCCCGCGCACCAATCTCAAGATCCAGGACGCAAGGGACGGAAAATTCGAGGGGCCGGAGATTCCCCACGACCTCAAAACACAGTGGATACAGGGAACGGGCCCAGCGGCAAAACCGAACTCCCCGGTTGAGAAAAGCATAAGAAACGTCGCCTACGCCCTTCTCTCGGGCGCGGACGGGTGGATGTTCGACGGCGAGGACGCCCTGGGGCAGATATCAACGATGTCCCTTGACAATCAGCGTAATCTAAAGCTCGCAATCGCGAGGGACGAAGTGTTCATGAAAACCGCGGAAGGCGTGGCCGGGGAAATGAACAGGTGGGGACGGGATTTCTTCGGACACGACATAATCGAGGACTGGGAAAAGCAGCTTGACTTCACCACCGTTATTTTCAGGGCGAGGGGACTTCATCTGGACGACCGCCACATACGCGACGCCGATGGCGTAGCGCTTTCGGCTTCCGTGGTCGACATGACACTCTTTGTCGTTAACAACTACAAGGAGCTTGCCAAGAGAAACTCATCCATAGTCCTTTACCTGCCTAAGATCCAGACCGCCGAGGAAGCCGCGCTATGGAACGAGATGCTCAGCGCCCTTGAGGGCCACATCGGGCTTCCCGAAGGCACGATAAAGGTATACGTGCTTATAGAGCAGCTCGAGGAAACCTTTCAGCTGATGGAGATAAGGGCAGTTTTGGGCAAGCACTTCGCCGGGTTTAACACCGGCAGGTGGGATTACATAAACAGCGTCTCAGATGCCATGGCGTGGGATGAGGATTTCGTTAACCCGAACATAGAGTCAATCACCATGACCTACGGATACATGAGAAACTACGAGGACCGCGTGAGAAGGGCCGTAAACACCCCGGACGTAAACGGGAACTTTGCGCTCTGGCAGGGAGGCATGGAACCTAACATACCGGTGGGGTCGAAAGAGGGGGTCGAGAGCAGCATGGAGAAGGCCTACGCGGGGGCCGTAAGGGAGCAGCAGGAAGGAGCAAGCGGCAAATGGGTTGCCCACTGGAAGATGGTTCACATAATAAGGCCCGTCTGGGAGAAGGTCGGCGAGGAGAACCAGCTCGGAAGGGAGTTCCCTCCCCTTACCTACACCCAGGAGGACGCAGACGGCCTCATACTTCTTGAGCCCGCCCCGAGAACGATAAGGGGGGCGCGCAACCTGCTTAGCGTCGGACTTCAGTACGGAAACGCATTCGGCCAAGGATTCCAGGCCGCGGCACTTAAGCCCGCCGACTTCTTCGGAAACGACGACATCCTCTACCTGATGGAGGACGCCGCGACCGGGGAGATAAGGCTCAGCATACTCTGGGAGTGGATCCACAAGGGAGCGGAACTCACCGAGGACGACCCCGAGACGGGGCTTAAGGCCGGGGACACGTTCACCGTCGAGGTCTTCGAGAGGCTTCTTGAAGAAGAATACGCAAAGCTCCAGGCGGCAAGCGACAGGGACGTCCACGACATCTCTAAGCCCACTACCCTTCCGATAGCAAAGCAGATAGTGAGAGCCTACGTGCTTGACGACGTAAAGGTGCCGTGGTACATAGACCTGCTCAACATAAACCTAAACAACCACGACCACGAGGTGGCCTCGCAGAGAATCGAACTCTACATGACGGAGTTCGCGGGCAATGACACGAGAATCACCGAGAACCTCGATTTCGTAATCTAGGTTCCCGAAAAAACAACCATTTTTATTTTCAGGAGAGCATATCGATGAGCCAGTTAGAAGCTGAGATAAGGAAGACGAAAAGGTATTTCTCAAGCGCGCGCTTCAGGGGAATAACCCGTCTTTACTCGCCCCGCCAGGTGGTGGAGCAGAGAGGAACCATAAGAAGGGACTACTCGATCGCGAAAAACGCCGCGGGAGCGTTCTACAAGAGACTCCGCGAGCTTTTCGCCGAGCGAAAGCAGATAACGTCCTTCGGCCCCTATTCGCCCGGCCAAGCGGTCATGATGAAAAGAAAGGGAATAGAGGGCATATATCTCGGCGGATGGGCCACGTCGGCAAAGGGATCGATCGGCGAGGACCAGGGAGCGGATCTCGCGAGCTACCCGCTTAGCCAGGTGCCGGACGAGGCGGCCCCCATAGTGAGGGCACTTCTCGCCGCGGACAAGAACCAGAGATACAACCGCGCAAGGATGACCGAAAAGGAAAGGCAGCAGACGCCCGAGATCGACTACAGCCCCTTCATAATCGCCGATGCGGACACGGGGCACGGCGGCGACGCCCACGTTAGAAACCTTATCAGAAGGTTTGTCGAGGCGGGCGTTACAGGCTATCACATAGAAGACCAGAAGCCCGGAACCAAGAAATGCGGTCACCAGGGCGGAAAGGTTCTCGTGCCTTCCGACGAGCAGATAAAGAGGCTTAACGCCGCCCGGTTCCAGCTCGATATCATGGAAGTGCCGGGAATAATAGTTTCAAGGACCGACGCCGAAGCCGCCACCCTTCTTGACGGAAACGGGGACGAGCGCGACCAGCCGTTTGTCCTGGGAGCAACCAAGCTCAACATCCCAAGCTACAAAAACGCCTACCTTACTATTCTTAAAAGAATCCACGAAAAAGGCGTAAAGGAGATAAACGGCCACAAGCTCTACAAGATAAGCAAAGAGGTCTACGCGGAAACGGACAAGTGGCTTGAGGAAACCGGCATAGCGTCGTTTATTGACGAGAATATAGAAGCAATGAAGGGGGATACCCAGGAGCTTGAAACCGCTTTGGATTCCGTAGTCACCAAGTTCGTCGAGATATGGGAAGAGGAGTCCGGCCTCAGCACCTTCGGCGAAACAATAGAAACGCTAATGGAGTTTAACATGGAGCAGGGCATTGAATTCGATATGACCATCGAGCAGTGGAGGGAGTTTGCCAAGACCGCCTCCACTAAAGACGCCATGGAGAAAGCTGATTCTCTGGGAATCGACTACATATGGGACCCCGAGATTTCAAGAACGCCCGAGGGATATTCCCAGGTAAAAGGCGGAATCGAATACGCGATCGCGAAGTCGCTTGCCGTGGCGCCCTTCGCCGATCTGCTCTGGATGGAGACCAAGACGGCTGACCTTGAGGACGCAAGGCAGTTCGCGGACGCCATCCACGAAGTGTTTCCGGACAAGATGCTTGCCTACAATCTCTCTCCTTCCTTTAACTGGGACACGACGGGAATGACCGACGAGGAAATGAAGAAATTCCCGGAGGAGATAGGGAAGCTCGGCTTCGTGTTCGATTTCATAACCTACGGAGGCCACCAGATCGACGGCATGGCCGCCGAAGAGTTCGCGACCGCGCTCATGCAAGACGGCATGCTCGCCCTAGCGCGCGTGCAGAGAAGGCTGAGGCTCATAGATTCGCCCTACAAGACTCCGCAGACCCATGTCGGAGGACCCCGCATGGACGGAGCGCTCGTGGCAAGTTCGGGAAGAACCGCAACCACGAAGGCCATGGGCAAGGGTTCGACCCAGTTCCAGCACCTAGTTCAGACGGAGGTTTCGATCAAGCTTCTCGAAGAGTGGCTCGAGGCCTGGACAAGGCACTACAAGATTGAAGACAGCTTCACCGTTGAACTCAAGCCTCACACCGTGGGCACTTTCGTGCTTGAACTGGACATCATGAACGGCAAAGGCGATAAGGTGGCAGATGTCATATTCGAGATACTGCAGGACAGAAAGGGAGAGAAGATACTGACGGTGAGGGACGAGAACAATTTTGACCCTGCCCTTCGCCAGAAACGTCTCGCTACCCTGCTTCACCTGTTTTTGATCCACCGCTACAGAACGGATTTCGTGCACTACGTGAGCCCGACAGAGGATAATCTCATGCAGACCAAGGGGATGATGAGGCTTGGGATCTACGAATCGGTTAACACCGAAGTCGGTCACATAATAGTGACGAAGGTGAACGTCGAATACGTGAAGGAACTGCTTAGTCCCAACCGCAGGGAACTCAAGAAGCTTATCGCGAAAAAAACCGGTAGACGCAAAAAGAAGTAACGGAGTGCCGGATTGAAAAGATTCTGTTTTTGTGCGTGCCCAAGGTGAAAAGTGTTTCTTTTGGGAATTATATATCTAGGTTGACTGCTTTCTCTGTTTGTCCGCTTCCGTCGCCATCGTCTTCTCGACATACTGCCGAGCCCGTTTGTTCGCAGCCCGCTTCAGGAACCGCTTGACGAGGACTCCGTTTGTGTCCTTGTTAGGTCACGGAAGTGCAATTGTCCGTGCTTTTTCGATGGTTCCATTGTGCTTCACCGTTTCCCCGGTCGGTAGGTCTGCACCCCCTTGGCCGCTTCTTCGGGCGTTGCACTCTTGTAACCCGCTTTGTATGTCTGCTTTTGCGGATGGCTAAACCTGTCGGTAAGTTTCGCTACGCCCGCTTCGGCAGATAAAACGGCTTGCGATTTCATGGACATTCCTTTCTTCATGAACGAATCTATGTTGCGTAACATACTTGATTTCGGCAGCGGAACCAAAACATTCCTGATGTGATCCTCAGTCAGTTCATCCACAACCGCACCATGAATGTTGGCAATTAGTTGAATCTGCCCCAACGGGGATGTGAGGAACGAGCATAGATATCCGGCGGGACACGCCTTTTCCTGCGGCACGACACGCATAATGTGTTCGGAAGCCGCCCAGCCATCCCACTCATCTGGGCAAATGGTCACGCGCCCTACGGTTCCAGATCGTGTAACGAGAACCCACCCGGCTTCAATCGAGACTTCGTCTATGAGTTCATGTTCTCGGGACAGGTATTTCAAGTCCGCTGCTTGGAATTGGACAACGTGACTCCCTTGGAGAAACGGCACCCCGTACTCGGGTTGGACGTAGATTCTCTTGAATCTCTTTGGCATGAAAACTTCCGCAACATTCCGTAGCGGCACCGCATCCATTTCGCGCAATTGGTCAAGGGCGTCGAAAAGGGCAGGATTGTAGTGTCCGGCATCGATTCTGAGTTCCCCGCTCAGGTGCGTTGACCGAAGGGAGAACCAATTGGCTTGGGAACAGTCTGCCGATGACGTTACCGGGATGGTGTCCACGGCCTTGCGTACCAAGGTCGCTGCTTCCGAGCGTTCATCGACCGATGCTGTCATTGCAGTCTCAATCGAATGGACCAATGCTCTATCTTCCGCCGTTTCCGGTAAGGGCACGAGAATGTCTTCTGCTTGTTCTTCGGTTAGTTCATCGACCACCGCCCCATATATGTTTGCGGTCAACTGGGCTTGACCGAGTGGCGAAGCGAGGAACGCGGCTAGATAACCGGAAGGGCATTTCGTCTCATCTGGAACAATACGAAGGATATGCTGCGAAGCCGCCCAGCCATCCCATTCCGGCAGGCAGATGGCAGTTCTTCCAATGGTTCCCGAGCATGTCACCAAAAGCCATCCGGCGCGCACTATCCACTGTTCGAGCCTATGGCTGGACAGGGATAGGTATTTGAGATCGGCGGGTTGGAAGTGAACGACGTGGCTTCCCTGCAAGAATGGGATACCGTGTTCTCTCTCGACG comes from the Candidatus Dadabacteria bacterium genome and includes:
- a CDS encoding malate synthase, with the translated sequence MGTTLHIRDNIEQSYGDVYTPEALEALEFMAHFNGEQKALMEKRTQRRKRRYESKERITFLDPDSLIPRTNLKIQDARDGKFEGPEIPHDLKTQWIQGTGPAAKPNSPVEKSIRNVAYALLSGADGWMFDGEDALGQISTMSLDNQRNLKLAIARDEVFMKTAEGVAGEMNRWGRDFFGHDIIEDWEKQLDFTTVIFRARGLHLDDRHIRDADGVALSASVVDMTLFVVNNYKELAKRNSSIVLYLPKIQTAEEAALWNEMLSALEGHIGLPEGTIKVYVLIEQLEETFQLMEIRAVLGKHFAGFNTGRWDYINSVSDAMAWDEDFVNPNIESITMTYGYMRNYEDRVRRAVNTPDVNGNFALWQGGMEPNIPVGSKEGVESSMEKAYAGAVREQQEGASGKWVAHWKMVHIIRPVWEKVGEENQLGREFPPLTYTQEDADGLILLEPAPRTIRGARNLLSVGLQYGNAFGQGFQAAALKPADFFGNDDILYLMEDAATGEIRLSILWEWIHKGAELTEDDPETGLKAGDTFTVEVFERLLEEEYAKLQAASDRDVHDISKPTTLPIAKQIVRAYVLDDVKVPWYIDLLNINLNNHDHEVASQRIELYMTEFAGNDTRITENLDFVI
- a CDS encoding isocitrate lyase, coding for MSQLEAEIRKTKRYFSSARFRGITRLYSPRQVVEQRGTIRRDYSIAKNAAGAFYKRLRELFAERKQITSFGPYSPGQAVMMKRKGIEGIYLGGWATSAKGSIGEDQGADLASYPLSQVPDEAAPIVRALLAADKNQRYNRARMTEKERQQTPEIDYSPFIIADADTGHGGDAHVRNLIRRFVEAGVTGYHIEDQKPGTKKCGHQGGKVLVPSDEQIKRLNAARFQLDIMEVPGIIVSRTDAEAATLLDGNGDERDQPFVLGATKLNIPSYKNAYLTILKRIHEKGVKEINGHKLYKISKEVYAETDKWLEETGIASFIDENIEAMKGDTQELETALDSVVTKFVEIWEEESGLSTFGETIETLMEFNMEQGIEFDMTIEQWREFAKTASTKDAMEKADSLGIDYIWDPEISRTPEGYSQVKGGIEYAIAKSLAVAPFADLLWMETKTADLEDARQFADAIHEVFPDKMLAYNLSPSFNWDTTGMTDEEMKKFPEEIGKLGFVFDFITYGGHQIDGMAAEEFATALMQDGMLALARVQRRLRLIDSPYKTPQTHVGGPRMDGALVASSGRTATTKAMGKGSTQFQHLVQTEVSIKLLEEWLEAWTRHYKIEDSFTVELKPHTVGTFVLELDIMNGKGDKVADVIFEILQDRKGEKILTVRDENNFDPALRQKRLATLLHLFLIHRYRTDFVHYVSPTEDNLMQTKGMMRLGIYESVNTEVGHIIVTKVNVEYVKELLSPNRRELKKLIAKKTGRRKKK
- the ychF gene encoding redox-regulated ATPase YchF; protein product: MGLRCGIVGLPNVGKSTLFNALTNADADASNFPFCTIDPNIGVVGVPDPRLYAISDIVKPPKTVPASIEIVDIAGLVKGASEGKGRGNAFLSHIREVDLILHVVRCFEDENVVHVEEGIDAIRDIHTIEDELILKDLETVEKREERLANQSKSGDRDIIRELETVRSLREFIETGRRARDFPGGEECADTMRELFLLSSKPVIYVCNVSEDEVSGTEGNVEVQKVREHASGAGDDVIIVSAKIEAEISELGDEEKAVFLEELGLCDSGLDRLVNCAYSNLGLLTYFTTGPKEVRAWTVKRGTKAPQAAGIIHSDFERGFIRAETISYEDYVREGSEQMVREAGKMRLEGKDYEVCDGDVMFFRFNV
- a CDS encoding quinone-dependent dihydroorotate dehydrogenase, which encodes MIYKTFLRPVLDRLDSETWHHNVKELMHLCEFSGLTLRLLEFAASGGARVRDKRLGVTVAGVPFENPLIVGAGWDKTGKALRALYSLGFAGVEVGSVVERPQRGNPKPRQFMVTPDVCLNSLGLNSPGMDAVLENLRWYGRLDTPVGINLGINSDTSHEDAPRAYAAVARKFRSDAAYFAINVSSPNTPGLRKLQDGGRLGEIICAVTESLVDSSGVGKPLFVKISPDLSLEAIDDLLRVVIDSGISGVIATNTSDNRALKAKYGAKWEGLPGGISGNDPEYRSLSTSIISHIYRTTGGELEIIGVGGVCDTASALEKLCAGARALQVVTGLRGEGLSVANLINRGLLRFMDKNGISDISEITGSDHR